From a region of the Phragmites australis chromosome 21, lpPhrAust1.1, whole genome shotgun sequence genome:
- the LOC133903981 gene encoding probable 3-ketoacyl-CoA synthase 20, producing MLPAAMVRAKTVCRRVIGHLPHLVAAAALVVVVAPRLSQGLLRELGVGESVSAPAVAVAAWAAAVAAWAYAVSRPRPVYLVDLSGYRAGPAHEASRAKTIAHFGRCGRFSDESMAFQKRMLERSGLGEKTHFPTSLITVPVDMCLRTALEESHAVIFGVVDDVLRRTGVTPGDVGVLIFNSSLLSPTPSFTSLIVNRYGMRHDVVSHNLSGMGCSSGIIAIDLAKRLLQVHPDTYALVVSTENITLNAYMGNNRPMLVTNTLFRVGGAAILLSNRTADRGRAKYQLIHTVRTHRGAHDQSFSCVTQEEDDTGCVGVSLSKELMVVAGEALRTNITTLGPLALPMSEQLRFLATVVLNRVFRAKVRAYLPDFKLAFEHFCIHAGGRGVLDELERSLKLSAWHMEPSRMTLYRFGNTSSSSLWYELAYCEAKGRIRKGDRVWQIAFGSGFKCNSAVWKALRTVDGGEDGNPWTPELDEFPVDVPKVSLIDEASYKFPDQS from the exons ATGCTGCCAGCAGCAATGGTTCGAGCCAAGACGGTGTGCCGCCGGGTCATCGGCCACCTCCCGCACCTCGTCGCCGCAGCGgcgctcgtcgtcgtcgtggcGCCGCGGCTGTCCCAAGGTCTCCTGAGGGAGTTGGGCGTCGGCGAGAGCGTCAGCGCGCCGgctgtggcggtggcggcgtgggcggcggcggtggcggcgtggGCGTACGCCGTGTCGCGGCCGCGACCCGTGTACCTGGTCGACCTGTCCGGGTACCGGGCGGGCCCGGCGCACGAGGCGTCCCGCGCCAAGACGATCGCGCACTTCGGGCGGTGTGGGCGGTTCAGCGACGAGAGCATGGCGTTCCAGAAGCGGATGCTGGAGCGGTCGGGCCTGGGGGAGAAGACGCACTTCCCCACGTCGCTCATCACCGTCCCCGTTGACATGTGCCTCCGCACGGCGCTGGAGGAGTCCCACGCTGTCATCTTCGGCGTCGTCGACGACGTGCTCCGCAGGACCGGCGTGACGCCGGGGGACGTCGGCGTGCTCATCTTCAACTCCAGCCTGCTCAGCCCGACGCCGTCCTTCACCTCGCTCATCGTTAACCGCTACGGCATGCGACACGACGTCGTCAGCCACAACCTCAGCGGCATGGGGTGCAGCTCCGGCATCATCGCCATCGACCTCGCCAAGCGACTGCTGCAG GTGCACCCGGACACGTACGCGCTGGTGGTGAGCACGGAGAACATCACCCTCAACGCGTACATGGGCAACAACCGCCCCATGCTGGTCACCAACACGCTCTTCCGCGTCGGCGGCGCCGCCATCCTCCTCTCCAACCGCACCGCCGACCGGGGGCGCGCCAAGTACCAGCTTATCCACACCGTGCGCACCCACCGCGGCGCGCACGACCAGAGCTTCTCCTGCGTCAcgcaggaggaggacgacaccGGCTGCGTGGGCGTCTCGCTCTCCAAGGAGCTCATGGTGGTCGCCGGCGAGGCCCTCCGCACCAACATCACCACGCTGGGGCCCCTCGCGCTGCCCATGTCGGAGCAGCTCCGGTTCCTCGCCACCGTCGTGCTGAACCGCGTCTTCCGCGCCAAGGTCCGCGCCTACCTGCCCGACTTCAAGCTGGCCTTCGAGCACTTCTGCATCCACGCGGGCGGCCGGGGCGTGCTGGACGAGTTGGAGCGGAGCCTCAAGCTCAGCGCCTGGCACATGGAGCCGTCGAGGATGACGCTCTACAGGTTCGGCAACACCTCCAGCAGCTCGCTGTGGTACGAGCTCGCCTACTGCGAGGCCAAGGGGAGGATCCGGAAGGGGGACCGCGTGTGGCAGATCGCGTTCGGGTCCGGCTTCAAGTGCAACAGCGCGGTGTGGAAGGCGCTTAGGACGGTCGATGGCGGCGAGGACGGCAACCCGTGGACGCCGGAGCTCGACGAGTTCCCCGTCGACGTGCCCAAGGTGTCGCTCATCGACGAGGCCTCGTACAAGTTCCCGGACCAAAGTTAA